A stretch of the Streptomyces ortus genome encodes the following:
- a CDS encoding ABC transporter permease — protein sequence MTQPVSPPRDDTPKLSSQADPSPWRAVVARADVRTLSLLGVLAALILIGGITKPDEFLDTRNLQLVLTQASVIGVVTVGMTFVITSGGIDLSVGAIVALASVWATTVATQDFGFVGVLFTAVLVGVGCGLVNGVLIAYGAMVPFIATLAMLASARGLALQITDGNTQVVTIDGILDLGERDSYILGIPPLVLMFAVVTIIGWLVLNRTTFGRRTVAVGGNAEATRLAGIDVRRQRLYLYLLSGLCCGIAAFMLIILSGSGQNTNGNLYELDAIAAAIIGGTLLSGGRGTIVGSVLGVLIFTTITNIFALNNLQSDVQQIAKGAIIVAAVLVQRRTANTT from the coding sequence ATGACGCAGCCCGTGTCCCCGCCCCGGGACGACACCCCGAAGCTGTCATCGCAGGCGGACCCCAGCCCCTGGCGGGCGGTCGTGGCCCGCGCCGACGTGCGCACCCTGTCACTGCTCGGTGTGCTCGCCGCCCTGATCCTCATCGGAGGCATCACCAAGCCCGACGAGTTCCTCGACACCCGCAACCTCCAACTCGTCCTGACCCAGGCCTCGGTGATCGGCGTCGTCACCGTCGGGATGACCTTCGTCATCACCTCGGGCGGCATCGACCTGTCCGTCGGCGCGATCGTGGCCCTCGCCTCGGTCTGGGCGACCACCGTCGCCACCCAGGACTTCGGATTCGTGGGGGTCCTCTTCACGGCGGTGCTCGTCGGTGTCGGCTGCGGCCTCGTGAACGGGGTGCTGATCGCGTACGGCGCCATGGTCCCGTTCATCGCGACCCTCGCCATGCTCGCCTCGGCCCGCGGCCTCGCCCTGCAGATCACCGACGGCAACACCCAGGTCGTCACCATCGACGGCATCCTCGACCTCGGCGAGCGGGACTCCTACATCCTCGGCATCCCGCCGCTGGTCCTGATGTTCGCGGTCGTGACGATCATCGGCTGGCTCGTGCTCAACCGCACCACCTTCGGGCGGCGCACGGTGGCCGTCGGCGGCAACGCGGAGGCGACCCGGCTCGCCGGCATCGACGTACGCCGCCAGCGCCTGTACCTCTACCTGCTCTCCGGACTGTGCTGCGGCATCGCGGCCTTCATGCTGATCATCCTGTCCGGCTCGGGCCAGAACACCAACGGCAACCTGTACGAACTCGACGCCATCGCCGCGGCCATCATCGGCGGCACCCTGCTCAGCGGGGGGCGCGGCACCATCGTCGGCTCGGTGCTCGGGGTGCTGATCTTCACCACGATCACCAACATCTTCGCCCTGAACAACCTGCAGAGCGACGTCCAGCAGATCGCCAAGGGGGCGATCATCGTCGCCGCCGTGCTCGTCCAGCGCCGCACCGCGAACACCACGTAG
- a CDS encoding TetR/AcrR family transcriptional regulator, which produces MADRTGGEPQTDGRSTRWDDHKARRQVDLVDAAVALIEDEGTRFKLQRLAERVGLPRSVLYRHFKDRATLDELIRRRVVESFMRGIEPTLSFDGTIEESVRRVVGAHLDWVAQHPRLYAYMGVGEHAMGDGSLVADTKAAIALMLSARFADVLKALGVPEAPIRSVAIGIVGFVDTCVNQWVRDDRRELSEEELREMLCRSVWAVLDATLRSLGVELSPQQRVADL; this is translated from the coding sequence ATGGCTGACAGAACGGGCGGCGAGCCGCAGACCGACGGGCGTTCCACCCGCTGGGACGACCACAAGGCGCGACGGCAGGTCGACCTGGTGGACGCGGCGGTGGCCCTCATCGAGGACGAGGGCACACGCTTCAAGCTGCAGCGGCTGGCGGAGCGCGTCGGCCTGCCACGCTCGGTGCTCTACCGGCACTTCAAGGACAGGGCCACGCTCGACGAGTTGATCCGCCGACGGGTGGTGGAGTCGTTCATGCGGGGGATCGAGCCGACTCTCAGCTTCGACGGGACGATCGAGGAATCCGTACGCCGGGTGGTGGGCGCGCACCTGGACTGGGTGGCCCAACACCCGCGCCTGTACGCCTACATGGGCGTCGGGGAGCACGCGATGGGTGACGGGTCGCTGGTCGCGGACACCAAGGCGGCCATCGCGCTGATGCTCAGCGCGCGGTTCGCGGACGTGCTCAAGGCACTGGGGGTGCCGGAGGCGCCGATCCGTTCGGTGGCGATCGGCATCGTGGGCTTCGTGGACACCTGTGTCAACCAGTGGGTGCGCGACGACCGGCGCGAACTGTCCGAGGAGGAGCTGCGCGAGATGCTGTGCCGTTCGGTCTGGGCGGTGCTGGACGCGACGCTGCGGAGCCTGGGCGTGGAGCTGTCGCCGCAGCAGCGCGTGGCGGATCTGTAG
- a CDS encoding GntR family transcriptional regulator, producing MLSTGLPQGSVPKLERPGPLRDRVYEALLELITTRALQPGQHLVESELAGHLGVSRQPVREALQRLNTEGWVDLRPAQGAFVHEPTEAEADQLLTVRTLLEAEAARLAAANAGTSGIADLEELCARGEAAVAADDVDAAVATNARFHAKVMDLAGNTVLAELAAQVDRRVRWYYTPVARQRGQQSWIEHRDLIAAIAARDEQRATDVMRAHTEHTRRTYHARPRDQ from the coding sequence ATGTTGTCGACCGGACTGCCGCAGGGGTCCGTGCCGAAGCTCGAACGGCCGGGGCCGCTCAGGGACCGCGTCTACGAGGCCCTGCTCGAACTGATCACGACACGCGCCCTCCAGCCCGGTCAGCACCTGGTCGAGAGTGAACTGGCCGGGCACCTCGGGGTCTCCCGGCAGCCCGTGCGCGAGGCACTCCAGCGGCTGAACACCGAAGGGTGGGTCGATCTGCGGCCCGCCCAGGGCGCGTTCGTGCACGAGCCGACCGAGGCGGAGGCGGACCAACTCCTCACCGTGCGCACGCTGTTGGAGGCCGAGGCCGCCCGACTCGCGGCGGCCAACGCGGGCACCTCCGGCATCGCCGACCTGGAGGAGCTGTGCGCCCGGGGTGAGGCGGCCGTGGCCGCCGACGACGTGGACGCGGCGGTCGCGACGAACGCCCGCTTCCACGCCAAGGTCATGGACCTCGCCGGGAACACGGTCCTCGCCGAACTGGCCGCGCAGGTCGACCGGCGCGTGCGCTGGTACTACACCCCGGTCGCCCGGCAGCGCGGACAGCAGTCCTGGATCGAGCACCGCGACCTGATCGCCGCGATCGCGGCCCGCGACGAACAGCGCGCCACCGACGTCATGCGCGCCCACACGGAACACACCCGCAGGACGTACCACGCCCGGCCGCGTGACCAGTAG
- a CDS encoding sugar ABC transporter ATP-binding protein produces the protein MAPEPPLLTMSGITKSFPGVRALDGVDLDVLPGEVHCLLGQNGAGKSTLIKVLAGAHQPDDGAIGWRGEQVTLRSPIAAMRLGIATIYQELDLVEGLSVAENVYLGHEPTSAGFVVRGKDARASTAALLKRLGHPEIDPARLVGELSAAHQQIVSMARALSHDVRLIVMDEPSAALDPDEVDNLFRIVGDLTAEGVAVVYISHRLEEIRRIGDRVTVLKDGRAVANGLPAESTPTREVVALMTGRNVEYVFPPRPGPQDLPEPVLEVQGLSRQGEFESLDLTLRPGEIVGLAGLVGSGRSEILETIYGARKPTTGQVRVQGRQLKPGSVRAAVAAGLGLAPEERKAQALLMLESVTRNVSVSSMSRFSYGGWLDRSAERDAARKATRELSLRPDNPSALIRTLSGGNQQKAVLARWLLRGCRVLLLDEPTRGVDVGARAELYAVIRRLADEGLAVLMVSSEVPEVLGLADRVLVLREGRVVHRAPAQELDEHRVLDLVMEGSPAS, from the coding sequence ATGGCACCAGAACCACCCCTTCTCACGATGTCCGGCATCACCAAGTCGTTCCCCGGTGTCCGGGCCCTCGACGGCGTCGACCTCGACGTCCTGCCCGGCGAAGTGCACTGCCTGCTCGGCCAGAACGGCGCCGGAAAGTCCACCCTCATCAAGGTCCTGGCCGGCGCCCACCAGCCGGACGACGGCGCCATCGGCTGGCGCGGCGAGCAGGTCACCCTGCGCTCGCCGATCGCCGCGATGCGCCTGGGCATCGCCACCATCTACCAGGAACTCGACCTGGTGGAGGGCCTGTCGGTGGCCGAGAACGTCTACCTCGGCCATGAACCGACCTCCGCCGGATTCGTCGTACGCGGCAAGGACGCGCGGGCGTCGACCGCCGCGCTCCTCAAGCGGCTCGGACACCCGGAGATCGATCCGGCGCGGCTCGTCGGCGAACTGTCGGCCGCCCACCAGCAGATCGTCTCCATGGCCCGGGCGCTCTCCCACGACGTACGCCTCATCGTCATGGACGAACCGTCCGCGGCCCTGGACCCGGACGAGGTCGACAACCTCTTCCGCATCGTCGGGGACCTCACCGCCGAGGGCGTCGCCGTCGTCTACATCTCGCACCGCCTGGAGGAGATCCGCCGCATCGGCGACCGGGTCACCGTCCTCAAGGACGGCCGCGCGGTGGCGAACGGACTGCCCGCGGAGTCGACGCCGACCCGCGAGGTCGTCGCCCTGATGACCGGCCGGAACGTCGAGTACGTCTTCCCGCCGCGACCGGGACCCCAGGACCTCCCCGAGCCGGTGCTTGAGGTCCAAGGGCTCTCGCGGCAGGGCGAGTTCGAGTCGCTCGACCTCACCCTGCGCCCCGGCGAGATCGTCGGCCTCGCGGGGCTCGTCGGCTCCGGCCGCTCCGAGATCCTGGAGACCATCTACGGCGCCCGCAAACCCACCACCGGACAAGTGCGGGTACAGGGACGTCAGTTGAAACCGGGTAGTGTCCGGGCCGCCGTCGCCGCCGGACTCGGCCTCGCCCCCGAGGAACGCAAGGCGCAGGCCCTGCTGATGCTGGAGTCCGTCACCCGGAACGTCTCTGTGTCCTCCATGTCCCGCTTCAGTTACGGCGGTTGGCTGGACCGGAGCGCCGAACGGGACGCGGCGCGCAAGGCGACCCGCGAACTGTCGCTGCGCCCCGACAATCCGTCCGCCCTCATCCGCACCCTTTCCGGCGGCAACCAGCAGAAGGCGGTCCTCGCCCGCTGGCTGCTGCGCGGCTGCCGGGTCCTGCTGCTCGACGAACCCACCCGCGGCGTCGACGTCGGCGCCCGCGCCGAGCTGTACGCCGTCATCCGCCGCCTCGCCGACGAAGGCCTGGCCGTGCTCATGGTCTCCAGCGAAGTCCCCGAGGTCCTCGGCCTCGCCGACCGCGTCCTGGTGCTCCGAGAGGGCCGGGTCGTCCACCGGGCGCCCGCCCAGGAGCTCGACGAACACCGCGTACTCGACCTCGTCATGGAAGGAAGCCCGGCGTCATGA
- a CDS encoding AurF N-oxygenase family protein, with protein MTANLTRKLYDERLRTLSEGSVNVNFNAFTDIKWDDPEFAVDLDDPRWVLTSADALGAHPWYQEQPLEARIRIGIWRWAVIAKVGMQFENLLMRGALDYVYQLDNRDQEFRYLTHEITEETHHTQMFQELVNRTGVDTAGGKRWFRQLSRVLPLAGSLYPEAFFTGILAGEEPIDHLQKGALRSGEPVHPLPQRIMQIHIAEEARHISFAHEFLRLRVPRFGKVRRGALSLLFPLIMRTLCDVIMIPDRKSAAQVGIPAWVIKDVFWKSEAGQRMLHDLFSDVRMLAHDIGLMNKVSRPLWRALRIDGRPARFRGEPALHTD; from the coding sequence ATGACCGCGAACCTGACCAGGAAGCTCTACGACGAGCGCCTGCGGACCCTGTCCGAGGGCTCCGTGAACGTCAACTTCAACGCCTTCACGGACATCAAGTGGGACGATCCCGAGTTCGCCGTGGACCTCGACGACCCCCGCTGGGTGCTGACCAGCGCGGACGCCCTGGGCGCCCACCCCTGGTACCAGGAGCAGCCGCTCGAAGCCCGGATCCGGATCGGGATCTGGCGCTGGGCGGTCATCGCGAAGGTCGGCATGCAGTTCGAGAACCTCCTGATGCGCGGAGCCCTGGACTACGTCTACCAACTGGACAACCGCGACCAGGAGTTCAGGTATCTCACGCACGAGATCACCGAGGAGACCCACCACACCCAGATGTTCCAGGAGCTGGTCAACCGCACCGGCGTGGACACCGCGGGCGGCAAGCGCTGGTTCCGGCAGCTCAGCCGGGTCCTGCCGCTGGCCGGTTCCCTCTACCCCGAGGCGTTCTTCACCGGCATCCTGGCGGGCGAGGAGCCCATCGACCACCTGCAGAAGGGCGCCCTGCGCAGCGGGGAACCGGTGCACCCCCTGCCGCAGCGGATCATGCAGATCCACATCGCCGAGGAGGCCAGGCACATCTCCTTCGCCCATGAGTTCCTGCGTCTGCGCGTGCCGCGGTTCGGGAAGGTCCGCCGAGGCGCCCTGTCCCTCCTCTTCCCGCTGATCATGCGGACCCTGTGCGACGTCATCATGATCCCCGACCGGAAGTCCGCCGCGCAGGTCGGCATCCCGGCCTGGGTGATCAAGGACGTCTTCTGGAAGTCCGAGGCCGGGCAGCGCATGCTCCACGACCTCTTCTCCGACGTGCGGATGCTCGCTCACGACATCGGCCTGATGAACAAGGTGTCCCGTCCGCTGTGGCGGGCCCTGCGCATCGACGGCCGCCCGGCGCGCTTCCGCGGTGAGCCCGCCCTGCACACCGACTGA
- a CDS encoding substrate-binding domain-containing protein yields the protein MPELTSRRGLLFGTAAVSAGVLLTGCTSNDTKDEPASNDQPAADDKKGKQVTIGFAGPQADHGWLNAINDNAKSRAKKYEDVTLEITEGSNDTAAQIGQIETLINKKVDVLVILPADGKALTQVGLKAMRAGIPVVNLDRIFNSPQAYRCYIGGDNFGMGLNAGHYIGEQLKDKKNAKVIELAGLDNLELTKQRTAGFDAALKNYPNVKKVARQAAEFTVESGQAKMSQLLQAQSSFDALWNHDDDQGVGALRAIEQAGRDDFIMVGGAGSLSAMQAIEADNSVLKATVLYPPTMAASAIDLARALGQGKGVSGLAEFEIPSSLTLYSAVVDKENVKTYLPTGFK from the coding sequence ATGCCAGAGCTCACGAGCCGCAGAGGACTGCTCTTCGGCACCGCCGCCGTCTCGGCCGGTGTCCTCCTCACCGGTTGCACCAGCAACGACACCAAGGATGAACCGGCCTCCAACGACCAGCCGGCCGCCGACGACAAGAAGGGCAAGCAGGTCACCATCGGCTTCGCCGGCCCGCAGGCCGACCACGGCTGGCTCAACGCGATCAACGACAACGCGAAGAGCCGCGCCAAGAAGTACGAGGACGTGACACTGGAGATCACCGAGGGCTCCAACGACACCGCGGCCCAGATCGGCCAGATAGAGACGCTGATCAACAAGAAGGTCGACGTCCTGGTCATCCTGCCCGCCGACGGCAAGGCGCTCACCCAGGTCGGCCTCAAGGCCATGCGCGCCGGCATCCCGGTGGTCAACCTCGACCGCATCTTCAACTCCCCGCAGGCGTACCGCTGCTACATCGGCGGCGACAACTTCGGCATGGGCCTCAATGCCGGGCACTACATCGGCGAGCAGCTCAAGGACAAGAAGAACGCCAAGGTCATCGAACTGGCCGGACTCGACAACCTGGAACTCACCAAGCAGCGCACGGCCGGCTTCGACGCGGCCCTGAAGAACTACCCGAACGTCAAGAAGGTGGCCCGCCAGGCCGCCGAGTTCACCGTCGAGTCGGGACAGGCCAAGATGTCCCAGCTGCTGCAGGCCCAGTCGAGCTTCGACGCGCTGTGGAACCACGACGACGACCAGGGCGTCGGCGCCCTGCGCGCCATCGAGCAGGCCGGCCGGGACGACTTCATCATGGTCGGTGGAGCGGGCTCGCTCTCCGCCATGCAGGCCATCGAGGCCGACAACAGCGTCCTCAAGGCCACCGTCCTGTACCCGCCGACCATGGCCGCGTCGGCGATCGACCTCGCCCGCGCGCTCGGCCAGGGCAAGGGCGTCAGCGGCCTCGCGGAGTTCGAGATCCCCTCGTCCCTGACGCTCTACTCGGCGGTCGTGGACAAGGAGAACGTCAAGACGTACCTGCCCACCGGGTTCAAGTAG
- a CDS encoding ROK family protein — translation MTARPGNAHQARLLTLLRDGGPNSRAQLGDQVDLSRSKLAVEVERLLETGLVVADGLAASRGGRRSHNIRLAPALRFLGVDIGATSIDVAVTNAELEVLGHINQPMDVREGPVAVFEQVLSMAAKLKASGLAEGFDGAGIGVPGPVRFPEGVPVAPPIMPGWDGFPVREALSQDLGCPVMVDNDVNLMAMGEQHAGVARSVGDFLCVKIGTGIGCGIVVGGEVYRGTTGSAGDIGHIQAVPDGRPCACGNRGCLEAHFSGAALARDATDAAQQGLSQELAARLEAAGALSAVDVAAAAAAGDATALDLIREGGTRTGQVIAGLVSFFNPGLVVIGGGVTGLGHTLLAAIRTQVYRQSLPLATGNLPIVLGELGPTAGVIGAARLISDHLFSPA, via the coding sequence ATGACAGCGCGACCCGGGAACGCCCATCAGGCGCGGCTGCTCACACTGCTGCGTGACGGCGGCCCCAACTCGCGGGCGCAGCTGGGGGACCAGGTCGACCTCTCACGGTCCAAGCTGGCCGTGGAGGTCGAACGACTCCTGGAGACCGGCCTCGTGGTGGCCGACGGACTCGCCGCCTCCCGCGGCGGCCGCAGGTCCCACAACATCCGGCTCGCCCCGGCGCTGCGCTTCCTGGGCGTCGACATCGGGGCCACCTCGATAGACGTGGCTGTCACCAACGCGGAGCTGGAGGTGCTGGGACACATCAACCAGCCCATGGACGTACGCGAGGGCCCGGTCGCGGTCTTCGAGCAGGTCCTGTCCATGGCGGCGAAGCTGAAGGCATCGGGACTCGCCGAGGGGTTCGACGGCGCCGGCATCGGGGTACCCGGTCCGGTTCGCTTCCCCGAGGGCGTTCCGGTCGCCCCGCCGATCATGCCGGGCTGGGACGGCTTCCCCGTCCGCGAGGCGCTGAGTCAGGACCTCGGCTGCCCCGTCATGGTCGACAACGACGTGAACCTGATGGCGATGGGGGAGCAGCACGCGGGCGTGGCCCGCTCCGTGGGCGACTTCCTCTGCGTCAAGATCGGTACCGGTATCGGCTGCGGGATCGTCGTCGGCGGTGAGGTCTACCGCGGTACGACGGGCAGCGCGGGCGACATCGGCCACATCCAGGCCGTACCGGACGGCCGCCCGTGCGCGTGCGGCAACCGGGGCTGCCTGGAGGCCCACTTCAGCGGGGCGGCCCTGGCCCGCGACGCCACGGACGCCGCTCAGCAGGGGCTGTCCCAGGAACTCGCGGCACGACTGGAGGCGGCGGGCGCCCTGAGCGCCGTCGACGTCGCCGCCGCCGCTGCCGCGGGCGACGCCACCGCACTCGATCTGATCCGCGAGGGCGGTACCCGCACCGGCCAGGTCATCGCCGGACTCGTCAGCTTCTTCAACCCGGGCCTGGTGGTCATCGGCGGCGGAGTGACCGGCCTCGGCCACACCCTGCTCGCCGCGATCCGCACCCAGGTCTACCGCCAGTCGCTGCCTCTCGCGACCGGCAATCTGCCCATCGTGCTGGGGGAGTTGGGCCCCACCGCCGGAGTCATCGGCGCGGCCCGCCTCATCAGCGACCACCTGTTCTCACCCGCGTAG
- a CDS encoding FAD-dependent oxidoreductase, with protein sequence MPYVVTRSCCADASCVLACPVNCIHPAPGEPGFATAEMLYVDPLTCVDCGACTTACPVDALKPHTALSGAELPFLELNASYYKENPHDDRAPMYVVPRRRALPPGELSVAVVGAGPAGLFAADELLRHPGVRVTVHDRLPTPYGLARAGVAPDHQDTQQVTKFFRTIEAQPGFSYRLGVEVGTHLTHTDLLREHHAVIYAVGAATDKRLGIEGEDLRGSVSATDFVAWYNGHPDRAHDEYDLDTERAVVIGNGNVALDVARILAADPETLARTDISDRALAALRGSRIREVVLLGRRGPAQAAFTLPELLALSALKDVDVGVEGWPDDLDPTATAAPEKVRILSQLAAREPVEGRRRIVLRFLTSPVRFLGDTSVRALEVTATALRTDADGTVRAVPTGDTRTVETGLVLRSVGYRARPVPGLPFDEDSATVPHEGGRVGPGVYVAGWIKRGPTGFIGTNKTCAHETVESLLDDFAAGRLAQPVRGGVSTTKEALGVEAWRAIDRAERAAGEAQGRPRVKFTDTESLRRAAEAVPAAHG encoded by the coding sequence GTGCCGTACGTCGTCACCCGATCCTGCTGCGCCGACGCCTCCTGCGTGCTGGCCTGTCCGGTCAACTGCATCCACCCGGCGCCGGGCGAACCCGGCTTCGCGACGGCCGAGATGCTGTACGTCGATCCGCTCACCTGCGTTGACTGCGGCGCGTGCACGACCGCCTGCCCGGTGGACGCGCTCAAGCCCCATACGGCCCTCAGCGGCGCCGAGTTGCCGTTCCTGGAGCTGAACGCCTCCTACTACAAGGAGAACCCGCACGACGACCGCGCACCCATGTACGTCGTTCCGAGGCGACGGGCCCTTCCGCCGGGCGAGTTGTCCGTGGCCGTCGTCGGTGCGGGGCCCGCCGGTCTCTTCGCCGCGGACGAACTGCTGCGCCATCCCGGTGTGCGCGTCACCGTCCACGACCGCCTCCCGACGCCGTACGGACTCGCGCGCGCGGGTGTCGCGCCGGACCACCAGGACACCCAGCAGGTCACGAAGTTCTTCCGCACCATCGAAGCCCAGCCCGGCTTCAGCTACCGCCTGGGCGTCGAGGTCGGCACCCACCTCACCCACACGGATCTCCTGCGCGAGCACCACGCGGTGATCTACGCCGTCGGCGCCGCGACCGACAAACGCCTCGGTATCGAGGGCGAGGACCTGCGGGGCAGCGTCTCCGCGACGGACTTCGTCGCCTGGTACAACGGCCACCCCGACCGCGCCCACGACGAGTACGACCTGGACACCGAGCGGGCCGTCGTCATCGGCAACGGCAACGTCGCCCTCGACGTCGCCCGCATCCTCGCCGCCGACCCCGAGACCCTGGCCCGTACCGACATCTCCGACCGCGCGCTCGCCGCCCTCCGCGGCAGCCGGATCCGTGAGGTCGTTCTTCTCGGCCGACGCGGGCCGGCCCAGGCGGCGTTCACCCTGCCGGAACTCCTCGCCCTGTCCGCCCTCAAGGACGTGGACGTCGGCGTGGAGGGCTGGCCGGACGACCTGGATCCCACCGCCACCGCCGCCCCCGAGAAGGTCCGGATCCTGTCGCAGCTCGCCGCCCGGGAGCCGGTCGAGGGCCGCCGCCGTATCGTGCTGCGCTTCCTGACCAGTCCGGTACGGTTCCTCGGCGACACGTCCGTCCGGGCTCTTGAGGTCACCGCCACGGCGCTGCGCACCGACGCGGACGGCACCGTACGCGCCGTGCCCACCGGTGACACCCGCACCGTGGAGACCGGCCTCGTCCTGCGCTCGGTCGGCTACCGCGCCCGGCCCGTCCCCGGCCTGCCCTTCGACGAGGACAGCGCGACCGTCCCCCACGAGGGCGGCAGGGTCGGGCCCGGCGTCTATGTCGCGGGCTGGATCAAGCGCGGGCCCACCGGCTTCATCGGCACGAACAAGACCTGCGCCCACGAGACGGTCGAGTCCCTGCTGGACGACTTCGCCGCCGGTCGCCTCGCACAGCCGGTACGCGGCGGTGTCAGCACCACCAAGGAGGCGCTGGGAGTGGAAGCCTGGCGCGCGATAGACCGCGCGGAACGCGCGGCGGGCGAGGCCCAGGGCCGGCCGCGCGTCAAGTTCACGGACACCGAGTCGCTGCGACGGGCCGCGGAGGCCGTCCCGGCGGCCCATGGCTGA
- a CDS encoding flavin-containing monooxygenase, which produces MEQQHVDVLVIGAGISGVSAACHVLRAIPGASLVVLERRARVGGTWDLFRYPGIRSDSDMHTFGFGFRPWHEARILADGPRIRQYVEDTAVEDGVLEHIRFRRRAVSADFSHATGRWTVEVEDESTGGRETYSAGYVVGSTGYYDYDTPYRPQFPGEADFRGTLVHPQQWPQDLDHTGRRVVVIGSGATAITLLPAMADDAAHVTMLQRSPTYILGLPEIDPLTRVLQLLRAPARLTHRIARARNIALQRGSYAFCRKYPRLARRILLGLVRARAGKDVDMRHFSPHYKPWDQRLCVVPGGDLFKVLKNKKASIATGHIDTFTADGIRLKSGEELKADIVVTATGLTVQLLGGMALTVDGRPVDVRNRVLYKAVLLEGVPNMSLVIGYTNASWTLKADLAADYTARLIAHMRRHGHDVATPLASGGDRSAASVMGEALTSGYISRADEVMPRQGTRAPWRLWNNYYRDRAMLQDAPIEDGPLHFAKAGSLAAAHTSTTDDAAETPRVA; this is translated from the coding sequence ATGGAGCAGCAGCACGTCGACGTCCTGGTCATCGGCGCCGGAATCTCCGGCGTCAGTGCCGCCTGCCACGTACTGCGTGCCATTCCCGGCGCCTCACTCGTCGTCCTGGAACGCCGCGCCCGCGTCGGTGGCACCTGGGACCTCTTCCGGTACCCCGGCATCCGCTCCGACTCCGACATGCACACCTTCGGATTCGGGTTCCGCCCCTGGCACGAGGCGCGCATCCTCGCCGACGGGCCGCGGATCCGGCAGTACGTCGAGGACACCGCGGTCGAGGACGGCGTACTGGAGCACATCCGCTTCCGCCGCCGGGCGGTCAGCGCCGACTTCTCGCACGCCACCGGCCGCTGGACCGTCGAGGTCGAGGACGAGAGCACCGGCGGGCGCGAGACGTACAGCGCGGGCTACGTCGTCGGCTCGACCGGCTACTACGACTACGACACCCCCTACCGCCCGCAGTTTCCCGGCGAGGCGGACTTCCGGGGCACCCTCGTCCATCCGCAGCAGTGGCCGCAGGACCTGGACCACACCGGGCGGCGCGTGGTCGTCATAGGTTCGGGGGCCACCGCCATCACCCTGCTGCCCGCGATGGCCGACGACGCGGCGCACGTCACCATGCTGCAGCGCTCCCCCACCTACATCCTCGGACTGCCCGAGATCGACCCGCTCACCCGGGTCCTGCAACTGCTGCGCGCCCCGGCCCGCCTGACGCACCGGATCGCCCGGGCCCGCAACATCGCGCTGCAGCGCGGGAGTTACGCCTTCTGCCGCAAGTACCCCCGCCTGGCCCGCCGGATCCTCCTCGGCCTGGTACGGGCCCGGGCGGGCAAGGACGTCGACATGCGCCACTTCAGCCCGCACTACAAGCCCTGGGACCAGCGGCTGTGCGTCGTCCCCGGCGGCGACCTGTTCAAGGTGCTCAAGAACAAGAAGGCGTCGATCGCCACCGGTCACATCGACACCTTCACCGCCGACGGCATCCGCCTGAAGTCCGGCGAGGAGCTGAAGGCCGACATCGTCGTCACCGCAACGGGGCTGACCGTCCAGCTCCTGGGCGGTATGGCGCTCACCGTGGACGGCCGCCCGGTGGACGTCAGGAACCGCGTCCTCTACAAGGCGGTCCTGCTGGAGGGCGTGCCCAACATGTCCCTCGTCATCGGCTACACCAACGCCTCCTGGACCCTCAAGGCGGACCTGGCGGCCGACTACACCGCCCGGCTCATCGCGCACATGCGGCGCCACGGGCACGACGTCGCCACCCCGCTGGCCTCCGGCGGTGACCGCTCGGCGGCCTCCGTCATGGGCGAGGCGCTGACCTCCGGCTACATCTCCCGGGCCGACGAGGTCATGCCGCGCCAGGGCACTCGGGCCCCGTGGCGGCTGTGGAACAACTACTACCGCGACCGCGCCATGCTCCAGGACGCCCCCATCGAGGACGGCCCGCTGCACTTCGCCAAGGCGGGGTCCCTGGCCGCCGCGCACACCTCCACCACGGACGACGCGGCGGAAACCCCTCGCGTCGCCTGA